One Bacteroidota bacterium DNA window includes the following coding sequences:
- a CDS encoding metallophosphoesterase — MKFSVRIFSAFCVMLFFTAFSPFEKSGPSDPGINPFSNGGNERNMIVVISDIHLGADIAYAECKHNLEHLEKLLKQIKESPNVKELVIAGDLVDEWFVPATVNTYQGKDQADFVKRVATTNKVVIDALNSIIQEGKILVTYVPGNHDLTISPANIESVLPGINQARDAGLGLGTYSPVDYPQIAIEHSHRYNFFCAPDPFSNQDIAPGNIMPPGYFFTRIAALWVVQGRPAPSNIIPLVAPNISGNESQDLLFRYWKDWALTLNFFPVANKFDEKIIVTNVNGYTGTYSVNDLLPYQTKSGGLIDVNFYKGIQDNWDARQTANYVAVHTGASRAIDSVMSATETDYQSSLQYFMNPKSNKRIVVFGHTHDPKIVGAKSYENKKCVYANSGTWIDHNPGKTTMNFVVITAQKKDATSQTFVKLYNFENEVVTKMAQDSLRY; from the coding sequence ATGAAATTTTCTGTAAGAATATTTAGTGCTTTTTGTGTGATGCTGTTTTTTACGGCTTTTTCACCTTTTGAAAAGTCAGGGCCATCAGATCCCGGAATAAATCCATTTAGCAATGGTGGGAACGAGCGGAATATGATCGTTGTTATCAGCGATATTCATCTTGGTGCCGATATTGCCTACGCTGAGTGTAAACATAACCTTGAACATCTTGAAAAACTGCTAAAACAAATCAAAGAGTCGCCCAATGTTAAAGAGCTGGTTATAGCCGGAGATTTGGTTGATGAATGGTTTGTGCCGGCCACGGTTAACACTTATCAGGGAAAGGATCAGGCCGATTTTGTAAAGCGGGTTGCAACCACCAACAAAGTCGTAATTGACGCTTTAAACAGCATCATTCAAGAAGGTAAGATTTTGGTTACTTATGTGCCCGGAAATCATGATTTAACCATTTCACCAGCAAACATTGAAAGTGTTCTTCCGGGGATAAACCAGGCAAGGGATGCAGGCTTGGGCTTAGGCACTTATTCTCCGGTTGACTATCCCCAAATAGCTATTGAGCATAGTCACCGCTATAATTTTTTCTGTGCGCCTGACCCGTTTTCAAATCAGGATATCGCACCGGGCAACATAATGCCTCCCGGATATTTTTTTACAAGAATAGCAGCACTTTGGGTAGTACAAGGGCGCCCGGCACCAAGCAACATAATACCATTGGTTGCCCCGAATATTTCGGGTAATGAAAGCCAGGATTTATTGTTTCGCTATTGGAAGGATTGGGCATTAACCTTGAATTTCTTCCCGGTTGCAAATAAATTTGATGAGAAAATTATTGTAACGAATGTTAATGGATACACAGGGACTTATTCTGTAAACGACCTTCTTCCCTATCAAACGAAATCAGGCGGATTGATTGATGTGAATTTTTACAAGGGAATTCAAGATAATTGGGACGCAAGACAAACGGCCAATTATGTAGCTGTACATACGGGCGCTTCTCGTGCAATCGATTCAGTAATGTCAGCTACCGAGACCGACTATCAGTCAAGTTTGCAGTATTTTATGAATCCTAAATCAAATAAAAGGATCGTTGTATTTGGTCATACGCACGACCCTAAAATTGTCGGGGCAAAAAGTTATGAAAACAAAAAATGTGTTTATGCGAATTCGGGAACATGGATTGATCATAACCCGGGCAAGACCACTATGAATTTTGTAGTTATAACAGCACAGAAAAAGGATGCGACTTCTCAAACATTTGTAAAGCTTTATAATTTCGAAAATGAAGTTGTAACAAAAATGGCCCAAGACTCATTACGCTATTAA
- a CDS encoding PAS domain S-box protein has product MRLTADEIRLWQNEKQIISKENKMDNSFRDFFKNNIDFLFILDMEGNIIEINDAVTKILGYSSEDLIGKNVLLVHPPEFRAQAKITVLDMITGKAASCPLPLLAKDDSYVPVETRVYKGIWNSKEALIGVSRNMTDLKLSEEKFSKVFNFAPVLMAISTHSSGVLIDVNQQFLKSTGYTKDEVIGKTSKDLNLFHDYWQRQKALELIAKKGEIRNLEVSVKTKSGELMDCLFSMDNIKIQTHEFLLTSAIDITSIKQAENKISQLFKKQKMMADILMLLNGSTNVDYAIQNILNLILQQNEYSRVYIVQDSPDIDLDPTIMEAYNLRTSGQTKNLLKLNTVATDEWKEKLMKEGVICYKDITALPPDFSKLLRQRGAKSVAYFPLHIQNTYLGYLGIDISNPLIEFTDSELIFDKTITNVLSSALERKNDIQKIKDSELRLKLAIESAREGIWDWNNVTGHVYFSDTWCKMLEYGTGDIKPHVSSWAKLVHPDDLQSVNAELSKHLKGETEYYETVHRILTKSGKWKWILDHGRVVERNHKDQPLRTMGTHIDITDQKHTEELLIEALSTKDKLMSIISHDLRGPISNLLPTLELLTDGVKLEEGKRAKYMLSLKSSALGTMELLDNLMTWSIEQADAIQLTPEPIKISDLIDECVAQTAHMQFQKSITIELRSPKAVKVFADQETTKIVLRNLLSNALKFSPSKDTIIISVRNCGAYAEIEFADNGPGMYKDEIENLFKLVPADEGAQRSSKIGTGLGLYLSKEFTEKNGGKIHVKSEPGKGSKFTFSLPVANSSTSQLSHHISLHRSHNHFQ; this is encoded by the coding sequence ATGAGGTTAACTGCAGACGAAATCCGCCTGTGGCAGAACGAAAAACAAATAATATCAAAAGAAAACAAGATGGATAATAGTTTCCGAGATTTTTTCAAAAATAACATAGACTTTCTTTTCATACTTGATATGGAAGGAAATATCATTGAAATAAATGATGCCGTGACCAAGATTCTTGGATACTCATCAGAAGATTTAATCGGAAAAAATGTATTGTTGGTGCATCCACCCGAATTCAGGGCACAAGCAAAAATTACAGTGCTGGATATGATTACTGGTAAAGCGGCAAGTTGCCCCTTGCCGCTGCTTGCCAAAGACGACAGTTATGTCCCTGTAGAAACGAGAGTTTACAAGGGTATATGGAACTCAAAGGAAGCTTTGATTGGCGTTAGCCGGAACATGACCGATTTGAAACTGTCTGAAGAAAAGTTCTCAAAAGTATTCAATTTTGCGCCGGTACTCATGGCCATCAGCACACATAGCAGTGGTGTTTTAATAGATGTCAATCAACAATTTTTGAAATCTACCGGCTATACAAAAGACGAGGTTATCGGCAAAACTTCAAAAGACTTAAACTTGTTTCACGACTACTGGCAAAGGCAGAAAGCGCTTGAGCTGATTGCTAAAAAGGGTGAAATACGGAATCTTGAAGTTTCCGTGAAGACCAAATCAGGCGAGCTGATGGACTGTTTGTTTTCAATGGACAATATTAAAATACAAACCCATGAATTCCTGTTAACTTCGGCTATTGACATAACTTCCATAAAACAAGCAGAGAACAAAATCAGCCAACTGTTCAAAAAGCAGAAAATGATGGCCGATATTCTGATGTTGCTCAACGGTTCAACCAATGTTGATTATGCAATTCAAAATATCTTAAATCTGATATTGCAACAGAACGAATACAGCAGGGTTTATATTGTACAGGATTCGCCGGATATCGATTTAGATCCGACTATTATGGAGGCATACAATCTGCGCACTTCCGGCCAGACCAAGAATTTGCTTAAATTGAATACGGTGGCCACGGATGAGTGGAAAGAAAAACTGATGAAAGAGGGCGTAATCTGCTATAAAGATATTACCGCGCTTCCGCCCGATTTTTCGAAATTACTAAGGCAGAGGGGCGCAAAATCTGTGGCGTATTTCCCTTTGCATATCCAGAATACCTATTTGGGTTATTTAGGTATTGACATTTCGAATCCACTTATTGAATTCACCGATTCCGAACTTATTTTTGATAAGACCATTACCAATGTACTTTCGAGTGCCCTGGAGCGGAAAAATGACATTCAGAAAATAAAGGACAGTGAATTGAGGCTGAAGCTTGCCATTGAAAGCGCCAGAGAGGGTATTTGGGATTGGAACAACGTGACAGGTCATGTATATTTTAGCGATACATGGTGTAAAATGCTTGAATATGGAACGGGAGATATCAAGCCACATGTTTCGAGTTGGGCTAAATTGGTTCATCCTGACGATTTGCAAAGTGTAAATGCAGAACTGTCAAAGCATCTCAAAGGCGAAACGGAATATTACGAAACGGTGCACCGTATTCTGACAAAAAGCGGGAAGTGGAAATGGATATTGGATCACGGACGCGTTGTTGAACGGAATCACAAAGATCAGCCGCTGCGGACAATGGGAACCCATATTGACATAACCGATCAGAAACATACTGAAGAGTTGCTTATTGAGGCACTGAGCACTAAGGATAAGCTGATGTCTATTATTTCACATGACCTCCGCGGGCCGATCAGCAACCTTTTGCCCACGCTTGAGCTGCTTACCGATGGTGTTAAACTGGAGGAAGGCAAAAGAGCCAAATATATGCTCAGCTTAAAAAGTTCGGCCTTAGGCACTATGGAACTGCTTGACAACCTAATGACGTGGTCAATAGAGCAGGCAGATGCGATTCAATTAACACCAGAGCCCATAAAAATCAGTGACCTTATTGATGAATGTGTTGCCCAAACAGCACACATGCAATTCCAAAAGTCAATAACCATAGAGTTGAGGTCGCCCAAAGCGGTAAAAGTATTTGCAGATCAGGAAACAACCAAGATTGTTCTCCGGAATCTGCTTTCAAATGCGCTTAAATTCTCGCCTAGCAAGGATACGATTATTATTTCAGTCAGAAACTGCGGAGCCTACGCGGAAATTGAATTTGCTGATAACGGACCGGGAATGTACAAAGATGAAATCGAGAACCTATTCAAATTAGTGCCTGCCGATGAGGGTGCACAGCGGTCAAGTAAAATCGGAACCGGTTTGGGCCTGTATTTGAGCAAGGAATTTACAGAAAAGAACGGTGGAAAGATACACGTAAAAAGCGAGCCCGGAAAAGGCAGCAAGTTTACTTTTTCTTTGCCTGTAGCTAACTCATCCACCTCCCAACTCTCGCATCATATATCCTTGCACCGAAGTCATAATCACTTCCAGTAA
- a CDS encoding BT4734/BF3469 family protein yields MEEFEKISHFESIADKHPSSISIDDFVRSIKSGKIHGRSIKKTIEHIRSAADSNERSKLKRTLPAVTLSAECSGGHKKANIISTTGLIQIDIDKLEDVDKKKEQLKDDPFIKIMFVSPSGNGLKCILKIGSSPPNHLFESICSYFKEQYAIEVDKQVKDESRLCFYSYDPDIFINDNAIEFVAVVNKPDDSPKKLTPDIEHLISKLEAASIDVTTNYNDWIMLAFALTDAFGAAGEQYFHRISKFYPGYNQKDCSKQYHECMKSGSRNISIKSLISFVTGKLGKQESKIPDVTRGIKPLEDIIFYTPSYDKDGNLKDLKIDYTKWIEVLYGLGFRRFDIGKNFVFVRVVDQIIEEVSVTHIQDAFIHFLESLPENLPGGVSREFLIGKIYRNPSHYFCENRLNLLRPKEQFQFTEDTKDTCFIYFKNGFVRCTRDGYQLLPYEQLAGLIWKNQIVDRGFTFLDFMSSSPQEKGEFSFFTFNLCGKNPERYESLTSIIGYLLHSHFSGKLKAVVLTDSKISDVPSGRTGKTLLGQGLGYAKKYTELNGKDFDSANKHKYQELDLDTQIVHLNDVKKSFDFESLFNDITEGIVVDKKNIKPFKVKAKMIISTNKTIRIEGASARDRAIEFEFADYYNEKFSPEDEFHHWFFRDWDETEWMKFFNFCLFCISSYLKTGIVVAAPVNLNRRKLLENTNQEFVEFMDSQVKEGEIKPGIEYDKKGLFDRFLLESPEFADIKSFKQRRFTECLRTYAKYSGHFSAVDPDANERKSGNVRYITFPPP; encoded by the coding sequence ATGGAAGAATTTGAAAAAATATCACATTTTGAAAGCATCGCGGATAAGCATCCGTCCTCTATTAGTATTGATGATTTTGTTAGATCCATCAAATCTGGGAAAATCCATGGTCGCTCAATAAAAAAAACCATTGAGCATATCCGAAGCGCAGCAGATAGCAACGAAAGATCTAAACTCAAACGGACTCTTCCTGCGGTAACGCTTTCCGCTGAATGTTCAGGGGGGCACAAAAAAGCTAATATCATAAGCACAACTGGACTTATTCAAATTGATATTGATAAGCTAGAAGATGTCGACAAGAAGAAGGAACAGTTAAAGGATGATCCATTTATTAAAATAATGTTCGTCAGCCCAAGCGGTAATGGGTTGAAGTGTATCTTGAAAATTGGCAGCTCCCCTCCTAATCACTTATTTGAATCCATTTGCAGTTATTTTAAGGAGCAATATGCTATTGAGGTAGATAAACAGGTTAAGGACGAAAGCCGCTTGTGCTTTTACTCCTATGATCCAGATATCTTCATAAATGATAACGCCATCGAATTTGTCGCTGTGGTTAATAAGCCAGATGACAGTCCAAAAAAGCTTACGCCAGATATAGAGCACCTCATTTCAAAATTAGAAGCTGCAAGCATTGATGTTACCACAAACTACAATGATTGGATCATGCTGGCATTTGCACTTACCGACGCTTTCGGTGCCGCCGGTGAACAATACTTTCACCGAATCAGCAAATTTTATCCCGGCTACAACCAGAAAGATTGCTCAAAACAGTATCACGAGTGCATGAAATCCGGGAGTAGAAATATATCAATAAAAAGCCTGATCTCTTTTGTTACGGGTAAACTCGGCAAGCAAGAATCAAAAATTCCTGATGTAACACGAGGAATAAAGCCACTTGAAGACATAATATTCTATACTCCATCCTACGACAAGGACGGGAACCTTAAAGACCTAAAAATTGATTATACGAAGTGGATTGAAGTATTGTACGGACTTGGATTTCGCAGGTTTGATATAGGTAAAAACTTCGTATTTGTAAGGGTGGTTGATCAGATCATTGAAGAAGTTAGCGTGACGCATATTCAGGATGCGTTCATACACTTCCTTGAGAGCCTACCTGAAAATCTGCCGGGCGGTGTCTCGAGGGAATTTCTGATTGGCAAAATCTATCGTAATCCATCCCACTATTTCTGCGAGAATAGATTGAATCTTCTACGGCCAAAGGAGCAATTTCAATTTACAGAGGATACAAAAGACACATGCTTTATCTACTTTAAAAATGGTTTTGTCCGCTGCACACGTGACGGGTACCAATTATTACCATATGAACAGCTAGCCGGTTTGATATGGAAAAATCAGATAGTTGACCGGGGTTTTACCTTTTTGGATTTTATGTCGTCGTCGCCACAAGAAAAGGGCGAGTTTTCATTTTTTACTTTCAACCTATGCGGCAAAAACCCTGAACGCTACGAATCATTAACTTCAATCATCGGCTATTTGCTTCATAGCCATTTTTCTGGCAAGCTCAAAGCAGTGGTCCTAACCGACAGTAAGATTTCGGACGTGCCCAGCGGAAGAACGGGAAAGACCCTACTTGGGCAGGGGCTGGGATATGCCAAAAAATACACTGAGCTTAACGGGAAAGACTTTGATTCTGCCAATAAACACAAGTATCAGGAATTAGATCTTGATACGCAGATCGTCCACCTGAACGATGTTAAAAAGAGCTTTGACTTTGAAAGTCTGTTTAATGATATTACCGAAGGCATTGTTGTCGATAAAAAGAATATCAAGCCTTTTAAGGTCAAAGCAAAAATGATCATCTCCACAAACAAGACCATCCGCATTGAAGGAGCCAGCGCCCGTGACAGAGCTATTGAGTTTGAATTTGCAGACTATTACAATGAAAAATTTAGTCCGGAAGATGAATTTCACCATTGGTTTTTTCGCGACTGGGACGAAACGGAATGGATGAAATTTTTCAACTTCTGTCTTTTTTGCATTAGTTCATACTTAAAAACTGGAATCGTTGTGGCCGCTCCGGTAAATCTGAACCGGCGGAAACTTCTTGAAAACACAAACCAGGAGTTTGTTGAATTCATGGACAGTCAAGTGAAAGAGGGCGAAATCAAGCCCGGAATCGAGTATGACAAAAAAGGACTATTTGACCGTTTTCTGTTGGAATCCCCTGAATTTGCCGATATCAAGAGTTTCAAACAGCGACGATTTACCGAGTGCCTAAGAACTTATGCCAAGTACTCCGGGCATTTCTCTGCTGTGGATCCCGATGCGAATGAAAGGAAAAGCGGTAATGTACGGTATATTACTTTTCCACCACCCTGA
- a CDS encoding helix-turn-helix transcriptional regulator, with protein MNIGLKIKEVADKKNISAKDLADRIGRTRQAVYDIYSGKVSINVTLLESICNALGIEVYSLFTTENTLPKSKEELKELIGTVLGEVIKKNYVDLTTVKSLVMRLLYKAHGGDGIVSLGLAKDKETGMYVFSEEYRPLKSKLSDKELAEFGKQYFGNFFGGIKEQLDYSEYSKIISGYIDRKFGSN; from the coding sequence ATGAATATTGGATTAAAAATCAAGGAAGTAGCAGATAAAAAAAATATCTCCGCAAAAGATCTTGCTGATCGCATTGGAAGGACCCGTCAAGCGGTTTATGATATATACAGTGGTAAAGTATCTATAAATGTTACATTACTTGAAAGTATTTGTAATGCTTTGGGAATCGAAGTATATAGCCTCTTTACAACAGAAAATACGCTACCGAAATCAAAAGAGGAATTAAAGGAGTTAATTGGTACAGTATTGGGAGAAGTCATTAAGAAGAACTATGTTGATCTGACTACTGTGAAAAGTCTAGTCATGCGATTATTATATAAGGCTCATGGAGGTGACGGAATAGTAAGTCTTGGTTTGGCGAAAGACAAGGAAACTGGCATGTACGTATTTTCGGAAGAGTATCGTCCTTTGAAAAGCAAACTTAGCGATAAGGAATTGGCTGAGTTCGGAAAGCAATACTTTGGCAATTTTTTCGGTGGAATTAAAGAGCAATTAGATTATTCCGAATATAGTAAAATCATTTCCGGCTATATTGATCGAAAATTCGGTAGCAATTAA
- the recR gene encoding recombination mediator RecR has protein sequence MFVNTYPSKLFEQAVNEFSRLPGIGRKTAIRLVLHLLKENAAIVENFGNTIVRLRNEIKYCTSCNNISETETCEICSGKNRNHEVICVVEDIRDVMAIENTSQYNGMYHILGGIISPMDGIGPSELNIDTLIEKAASGKYAEMILALPATIEGDTTNFYLYKKIRDYDIMVTSIARGVSFGDELEFADEVTLGRSILNRIPYQNAMANK, from the coding sequence ATGTTCGTGAACACTTACCCTTCCAAATTATTTGAACAGGCCGTCAATGAGTTTTCCCGTTTACCGGGAATCGGTCGCAAAACGGCCATACGTCTGGTATTGCACCTTTTGAAAGAAAACGCTGCCATTGTCGAAAACTTCGGGAACACCATTGTTCGGCTCAGAAATGAAATAAAGTACTGCACTTCATGCAACAACATTTCCGAAACAGAAACCTGTGAAATATGTTCGGGAAAGAACCGTAATCATGAGGTAATCTGCGTTGTTGAAGACATCCGCGATGTGATGGCTATTGAGAATACGAGCCAGTACAATGGTATGTACCATATTTTGGGCGGAATTATTTCACCCATGGACGGCATAGGTCCTTCGGAACTGAATATCGATACACTCATTGAAAAGGCTGCATCAGGAAAATATGCAGAGATGATACTGGCGCTTCCTGCTACCATAGAAGGCGACACAACAAATTTCTACCTATATAAAAAGATACGCGACTACGATATCATGGTAACCAGTATTGCGCGCGGTGTTTCGTTTGGCGATGAACTTGAGTTTGCCGATGAAGTTACCCTTGGACGCTCCATACTGAACCGCATTCCCTATCAGAACGCGATGGCGAATAAATAG
- a CDS encoding sodium:solute symporter, translated as MTPTLILICFLLYTAMLFVVTWFTSRKANSEGFYRGNKRSPWFVIAYGMIGASLSGVTFMSVPGYVGGTQFSYLMVVFGYLFGYFIIANVLLPLYYRLNLTSIYSYLEQRFGFFTYKTGAFFFLLSRTIGASLRMFLVVFVLQRFVFDALGVPFWATVVIFITLIILYTLKGGIKTIIWTDMLQTTFMLLAVGLSIILITRRMDMSFASLAGNIFHSDYSKVIVTDWASRSNWLKQFFSGMFITIVMTGLDQEMMQKNLSCRNLKDAKKNMISFSFVLVFVNFMFLFLGAALFMYAQNSGIALPAQSDELFPMIAIQYLGPIAGLVFVIGLISAAYPSADGALTALTTSFCIDFLSLPKNEKLSEKQKTNIRYVVHLSFALLLLLCIILFSFIYDRALIDKLFTIAGYTYGPLLGLYSFGLFTKYNVRDKWVPLVAVLSPVICYIVSMNSERWLGGYKFGFELLILNGMLTFAGLLILKKKRIVPAGV; from the coding sequence ATGACACCCACACTCATTCTTATCTGTTTTCTCCTTTATACCGCCATGCTGTTCGTGGTTACGTGGTTTACGTCGCGCAAAGCCAACAGCGAAGGCTTTTACCGCGGCAATAAACGTTCACCCTGGTTTGTGATAGCTTATGGAATGATTGGCGCTTCGCTTTCGGGTGTTACGTTTATGTCTGTTCCCGGCTATGTGGGCGGCACACAGTTCAGCTATCTCATGGTTGTGTTCGGCTACCTTTTCGGATATTTCATAATCGCCAATGTATTGCTGCCGCTGTATTACAGGCTCAATCTCACTTCCATTTATTCCTATCTTGAACAGCGTTTCGGCTTTTTTACTTATAAAACAGGTGCTTTCTTTTTTCTGTTATCACGAACAATAGGCGCTTCCTTGCGCATGTTTCTGGTAGTATTCGTACTGCAGCGCTTTGTGTTCGATGCGCTGGGCGTTCCGTTTTGGGCTACGGTCGTTATTTTCATCACTTTAATAATACTTTATACGCTCAAAGGCGGTATCAAGACCATCATCTGGACCGATATGCTGCAAACCACGTTTATGCTGCTGGCCGTGGGGCTTTCGATTATTCTTATCACCAGACGCATGGACATGAGTTTTGCAAGCCTTGCGGGAAATATCTTTCACAGCGATTATTCAAAAGTAATTGTTACCGACTGGGCATCGCGCAGCAACTGGCTGAAACAGTTTTTCAGCGGCATGTTCATTACCATTGTAATGACCGGCCTTGATCAGGAAATGATGCAAAAGAACCTCAGCTGTCGGAATCTGAAAGACGCTAAAAAGAATATGATTTCATTCAGCTTTGTTCTGGTATTCGTGAATTTCATGTTTCTGTTTCTGGGTGCCGCGCTGTTTATGTATGCCCAGAATTCAGGAATTGCACTGCCCGCTCAGAGCGATGAACTGTTTCCTATGATTGCCATTCAGTATCTCGGACCTATTGCCGGACTTGTTTTCGTGATTGGGCTGATTTCGGCTGCCTATCCCAGTGCCGACGGCGCATTGACGGCACTTACCACATCGTTTTGCATTGATTTTCTGAGTTTACCGAAAAACGAGAAACTCAGCGAAAAGCAGAAAACAAATATCAGATACGTCGTACACTTGTCTTTCGCCCTGTTGCTGCTGCTATGCATTATTCTGTTCAGCTTTATTTATGACCGTGCACTCATCGATAAATTATTCACCATAGCAGGCTATACCTACGGTCCGCTGCTTGGCCTGTATTCGTTCGGTTTGTTTACAAAATACAATGTCCGCGATAAATGGGTTCCTTTGGTAGCAGTGCTTTCGCCTGTTATCTGCTATATTGTAAGTATGAACTCCGAGCGTTGGCTGGGCGGTTATAAGTTCGGTTTTGAGTTGCTGATACTGAATGGTATGCTTACCTTTGCAGGATTATTGATTTTGAAAAAGAAGCGGATTGTACCTGCCGGAGTCTGA
- a CDS encoding ATP-binding protein has product MFKQRSYLQKLVDRGEDQQLDFKFEVSDSKKIAKTMSAFANTDGGTLLIGVKDNGTIAGVRTDEELYMVEAAANMYCKPEIPFTTRAWVEAGKTVLEVIIPKNNEEIVTALDSSGKWIAYLRVKDNNFMANTVILQVWKRRRSGLGTLLRYTDKEKILLDYLNEFESVTISKFGRIALITREIAEHVLVNLIMLNIIEIVFDDQSIVYKLKK; this is encoded by the coding sequence ATGTTCAAACAGCGGTCATACTTACAGAAACTCGTTGACCGGGGCGAAGACCAGCAACTTGATTTTAAATTCGAAGTTTCAGATTCGAAAAAGATTGCCAAGACCATGTCGGCTTTTGCAAATACCGACGGCGGAACATTACTGATAGGCGTGAAAGACAACGGCACCATAGCCGGCGTACGTACAGACGAGGAACTTTACATGGTAGAAGCGGCAGCCAATATGTACTGCAAACCCGAAATTCCTTTTACCACCCGGGCATGGGTGGAGGCAGGGAAAACGGTTCTTGAGGTAATTATTCCGAAAAACAATGAGGAAATAGTTACAGCGCTTGACAGCAGCGGAAAATGGATAGCTTATCTGCGCGTTAAAGACAATAATTTCATGGCCAACACCGTCATATTACAGGTTTGGAAACGCAGGCGCAGCGGACTCGGCACCTTGTTACGCTATACTGATAAAGAAAAAATATTGCTCGATTACCTGAATGAATTTGAATCGGTTACCATTTCAAAATTTGGACGCATTGCCCTGATAACACGAGAAATTGCAGAACATGTGCTGGTGAATCTGATTATGCTCAATATTATTGAAATCGTATTCGACGATCAATCCATCGTTTACAAACTTAAAAAGTGA